One segment of Takifugu rubripes chromosome 5, fTakRub1.2, whole genome shotgun sequence DNA contains the following:
- the lmtk2 gene encoding serine/threonine-protein kinase LMTK2, with protein MKSRQGYVLLLGIGIFLSVFCLSTGAPLPQPHKPGGGTGDTLSLSLGVSLVVSLAALVAFVVLLVNCVTCCKEREINFKEFEDHFDDEIDFTPPAEDTPSMQSPAEVYTLAVSPVALPGPPHLQPPGRITEGSPEFQVARHNLSYIQEIGNGWFGQVILSELYTDSGGTRAVVKELKANASSKEQNDFLQQGDPYRVLQHPNILQCLGQCVEAIPILLVFEYCEMGDLRGYLTQQDWKFRNADSLELQRMACEIAAGVAHLHKHNFLHSDLALRNCYLTGDLTVKVGDYGIGPYRYKEDYIITEDDAYAPLRWLAPELVGERHGGVITMEQTKASNVWALGVTLWELFENGAQPYPHLSDREVLNHVIKDQQIKLFKPQLELPYSERWHEVLQFCWLSPDERATAEEVHRLLVYLRMQGQKDMEEDFEQRWDALKPNPSGRQTTISHTSFPILEQFADDAMRQEIDEVLTVTETSKGLSFEYVWEAAKHDHYEGGHGRSGADTTLNYHSMFFPVSSEDIQAHFPDPQVRTAGRDGHNTPSGIPGIVQVLDAQKPSEVRDYYIQLEEQGESIVEDDGNRRDFLLDQQDFVLLQDVRLDESSTEADFFHQSIDSKDSYLPDSHIWSSLENDSPYRTNIFTDGGSKQEASPSWRTSFMDFSERNGDSFRNEGEVQDVDTRYRGSFLGEASEAPHLVDSLTWKDENTDVKRLLNTEKLAENFMFLKNQNLMKDRSMLSSPQENFLSPGVAHEPEDAFKMGSWDNLNTLGSFTSADDDLRPSASSTSARQEVDSPGASLGEFHPPAVETQTLVPFITVVAEDEASIQFPLTRSSSSDDLGLAHPSDRGTDSGFDSTSERFEIVICQDGNTDALSESAPPHLLCTDAKPSGLEDNLGTSTHLQPGVDKPPETPSSDEGHSEELTSNILVSDLIEDADMELENTLSDHEESFMETEGRSSLLVSGPSLDQISQDSLLEDSTSTNLATVDNSVETPDSLDSLDIHRLGEQGEETRVQVVPHKLHPPYKISDSGYETENLESPEWNSQLNVRDLSPVKNGSGVAKNEEPEDPAANATVVPPEIIISEAEGALSAPGEESRPEGPARAEEPLVGSHYRDSAYFSDNESEPEKKPEESTAGGSGEVGWLRNSEGAASGDAGGPGMEKHLDSSPSGTEPLTAAEAQTGSERLVGESLLEAEFSERESETRDLHEALKVVTLTNPPPAPEDLDLLPAAAGLRQPSEPAAHPKLTRTHASDGQKRKEPDMEGRFLARREDSGLGHEDGMDADEEDENSEDSEDDAHAYQLHSSSSESEDETAHAVPIIVSDDSGAKNLKSLLKPTTLNIDASEPPVKGGARRAVSFFDDVTVFLFDQETPTKELGDHAYGSRSPAPELSGAAPSAGCLSRFTNSESSTDEEGGGFEWDDDFSSPAPAFLPKDKASAAPPSSAAARFSSPPPVAGRAPEPSWGSSSNYSRFSISPASIASFSLTHLTDSDIE; from the exons GTGGAGGCACAGGGGAcacactgtccctgtccctcgGCGTGTCCCTGGTGGTGTCGCTGGCAGCTCTTGTGGCCTTTGTGGTGTTGCTAGTGAACTGTGTGACCTGCTGCAAGGAGCGGGAGATCAACTTTAAG GAATTTGAGGACCACTTTGACGATGAGATCGACTTCACTCCACCAGCAGAGGACACACCTTCTATGCAGTCCCCAGCTGAGGTGTACACCCTTGCCGTGTCCCCCGTAGCCCTCCCTGGACCGCCACACCTCCAACCTCCTGGCCGCATCACAG AAGGATCCCCCGAGTTTCAGGTCGCACGCCACAACCTGAGCTACATTCAAGAGATTGGCAATGGCTGGTTCGGACAG GTTATTTTGAGTGAGCTCTACACAGATTCAGGAGGAACCAGAGCCGTGGTGAAGGAGTTAAAGGCTAATGCAAGCTCCAAGGAGCAAAATGATTTCTTACAGCAGGGTGACCCATACAG AGTTCTGCAGCACCCCAACATCCTCCAGTGCCTGGGACAGTGTGTCGAGGCCATCCCCATCCTGCTGGTCTTTGAGTACTGTGAAATG GGGGATCTTCGGGGTTATCTGACTCAGCAAGACTGGAAGTTTAGAAACGCTGActcgctggagctgcagaggatggCGTGTGAGATCGCTGCCGGCGTTGCTCACCTTCACAAACACAACTTCCTGCACAG TGATCTGGCTCTGAGGAACTGCTACCTGACCGGAGACCTCACCGTCAAAGTAGGAGATTATGGAATTGGACCTTACAGATACAAA GAGGATTACATCATCACGGAGGATGACGCATACGCGCCCCTTCGCTGGTTGGCTCCTGAGCTGGTGGGCGAGCGCCATGGGGGTGTGATTACTATGGAGCAGACCAAGGCCAGCAATGTGTG GGCTTTGGGCGTCACACTGTGGGAGCTTTTTGAGAACGGCGCCCAGCCGTACCCTCATCTGTCTGATCGGGAGGTTCTCAATCACGTTATCAAGGACCAGCAGATCAAGCTGTTTAAACCCCAACTGGAGCTTCCCTATTCTGAACGATG GCACGAGGTTCTGCAGTTCTGCTGGCTGTCTCCGGACGAGCGGGCCACGGCGGAGGAGGTGCACCGTCTCCTCGTCTATCTGCGCATGCAAGGTCAGAAGGACATGGAAGAAGATTTCGAGCAACGCTGGGATGCTCTGAAGCCCAACCCCTCCGGGCGACAAACCACCATCAGCCACACCTCCTTCCCCATCCTGGAGCAGTTTGCCGACGACGCCATGCGGCAGGAGATCGACGAGGTTCTGACGGTCACCGAAACGAGCAAAGGCCTCAGTTTTGAGTACGTGTGGGAGGCGGCCAAGCACGACCACTACGAAGGCGGCCACGGGCGGTCCGGCGCGGACACCACCCTGAACTACCACAGCATGTTCTTTCCCGTCTCTAGCGAAGATATTCAGGCCCATTTCCCTGATCCCCAAGTCAGGACAGCAGGCAGAGATGGCCACAACACTCCCTCTGGAATTCCGGGAATTGTCCAAGTCTTGGATGCCCAGAAGCCGTCTGAAGTCCGTGATTACTacatccagctggaggagcagggcgAGAGCATCGTGGAAGATGATGGGAACCGGCGGGACTTTTTATTGGACCAGCAAGACTTTGTTCTACTCCAAGATGTCCGTTTGGATGAGTCCAGCACAGAGGCCGATTTTTTCCACCAAAGCATCGACTCCAAGGATTCCTACTTACCGGACAGCCACATCTGGTCCTCCCTGGAGAACGACAGCCCGTACCGCACCAACATATTCACCGACGGGGGAAGCAAGCAAGAGGCCTCGCCCTCCTGGAGGACCAGCTTCATGGACTTTTCAGAACGCAACGGCGACTCGTTCCGCAATGAAGGAGAAGTGCAGGACGTGGACACGAGGTATAGGGGTTCTTTTTTAGGGGAGGCTTCAGAAGCCCCTCATCTGGTGGACTCTTTGACGTGGAAGGACGAGAACACAGATGTGAAGAGGCTTCTGAACACTGAGAAACTAGCCGAGAACTTCATGTTCCTCAAAAACCAGAACCTGATGAAAGACAGGTCGATGCTCTCCAGCCCGCAGGAGAACTTCCTGTCCCCCGGGGTCGCCCATGAACCAGAAGATGCATTCAAGATGGGTTCCTGGGACAACCTGAACACTTTAGGCAGCTTCACATCCGCAGACGACGACTTGAGACCTTCTGCAAGTAGCACGTCggcgagacaggaagtggactctCCCGGTGCCAGTTTGGGAGAGTTCCATCCGCCGGCAGTAGAAACCCAAACGCTGGTGCCTTTTATTACCGTGGTGGCAGAAGACGAGGCGAGCATCCAGTTCCCGCTCACACGCAGTTCTTCCTCTGACGACCTGGGTCTAGCGCACCCctcagacagagggacagactcGGGCTTTGATTCTACCTCGGAGAGGTTCGAGATCGTCATCTGCCAGGACGGCAACACGGATGCATTATCGGAAAGCGCTCCTCCCCATCTGCTGTGTACTGATGCCAAACCTTCTGGCCTTGAAGACAACCTGGGAACCTCAACACACCTTCAGCCCGGCGTGGATAAACCGCCCGAGACGCCGTCCTCGGACGAGGGCCACAGCGAAGAGCTCACCAGCAACATCCTGGTGAGCGACCTGATCGAGGATGCAGACATGGAACTGGAAAACACTCTGTCTGACCACGAAGAATCCTTCATGGAGACCGAGGGGAGATCTTCTCTGTTGGTCTCCGGGCCTTCGTTAGACCAGATCAGTCAGGACAGTTTACTAGAAGACAGCACGTCCACTAACTTGGCCACCGTAGATAACTCCGTGGAGACCCCAGACTCTTTAGACTCCCTGGACATTCATAGACTCggtgagcagggggaggagacaCGTGTGCAGGTCGTCCCTCACAAACTCCATCCTCCGTATAAAATATCAGACAGCGGATATGAGACCGAGAACCTGGAGTCTCCTGAGTGGAACTCCCAGCTGAACGTCAGAGACCTCTCCCCCGTCAAAAATGGCTCCGGCGTTGCCAAAAACGAGGAGCCAGAAGATCCTGCAGCGAACGCAACCGTGGTTCCACCGGAGATCATCATCTCCGAAGCCGAGGGAGCTCTGAGCGCTCCCGGCGAGGAGTCGCGGCCAGAAGGTCCCGCTCGGGCGGAGGAGCCCCTCGTGGGCAGCCATTACAGAGACTCTGCGTACTTTTCGGACAATGAATCAGAGCCCGAGAAGAAACCCGAAGAAAGCACAGCAGGAGGTTCTGGTGAAGTGGGATGGCTGAGGAACTCTGAGGGTGCAGCGAGCGGGGATGCTGGAGGTCCCGGGATGGAGAAACATCTGGATTCCTCACCTTCTGGGACAGAACCTCTGACAGCCGCTGAAGCACAAACAGGATCCGAGCGGCTTGTTGGAGAGAGTCTCTTAGAAGCGGAGTTCTCTGAGAGAGAgtctgagaccagagaccttcACGAAGCTCTGAAGGTGGTCACATTAACAAATCCGCCACCGGCACCAGAAGATCTGgacctgcttcctgctgccgcCGGTTTAAGGCAGCCGTCAGAACCTGCCGCTCACCCTAAACTCACCAGGACCCACGCCAGCGACggtcagaaaagaaaagaaccgGACATGGAGGGGCGTTTCCTGGCCAGGCGGGAGGATTCGGGCTTGGGACACGAAGACGGCATGGACGCGGACGAGGAAGACGAGAACAGCGAGGACTCCGAGGACGACGCCCACGCCTACCAGCTTCACAGCTCCAGCTCGGAGAGCGAGGACGAGACCGCTCACGCGGTGCCGATCATCGTCTCCGACGACAGCGGCGCCAAGAACCTGAAGAGCCTGTTGAAACCCACCACGCTGAACATCGACGCCTCAGAGCCGCCTGTCAAGGGCGGCGCCAGGAGAGCCGTGTCTTTCTTCGATGACGTCACCGTCTTCCTGTTCGACCAG GAGACGCCCACCAAGGAGCTTGGCGACCACGCCTACGGCTCGAGGAGTCCCGCTCCAGAGCTCAGCGGCGCGGCGCCCTCGGCCGGCTGCCTGAGCCGCTTCACCAACTCCGAAAGCTCCACAGACGAAGAAG GCGGCGGCTTCGAGTGGGACGACGACTTCTCCTCCCCCGCGCCCGCGTTCCTGCCCAAGGACAAGGCGTCGGCGGCCCCGCCCTCTTCTGCGGCCGCTCGCTTCTCCTCTCCGCCTCCAGTTGCAGGGCGCGCGCCGGAGCCCAGCTGGGGCAGCTCTTCCAACTACTCCCGCTTTTCCATCTCGCCGGCCAGTATCGCCAGCTTCTCCCTCACGCACCTGACCGACTCCGACATCGAATAA